The DNA segment GCACCACGTCCGCCACCGTGCCTAACGCGACCAGGTCGAGCAGTTCCGCCAGATTCGGCGGCGTAATGCCACGCTCATCAAACCAGCCTTTATCACGCAGGAAAGTGCGCAGCGCCAGCATCAGATAAAACGCCACGCCAACGCCTGCCAGCGACTTCGACGGGAAATCGCAATCTCGCAGATTCGGGTTAATGATGGCTTCTGCGTCAGGTAGCGTATCGCCCGGCAGGTGGTGATCGGTCACCACCACCGGAATCCCCAACGCTCTGGCATGTTCCACACCGGTATGAGAAGAGATACCGTTATCCACCGTCACAATCATCTGCGCGCCGCGAGCATGCGCCTGATCGACCACTTCCGGGCTTAATCCGTAGCCGTCTTCAAAACGGTTTGGCACCAGGTAGCTGATATTGTTACAGCCCAGCGAACGCATACCGAGGACGCTAAGCGCCGTACTGGTGGCGCCATCCGCGTCAAAATCGCCCACGACGACGATGCGAGTCCCCTCGCGAAACGCGTTATAGAGGATCTCAACCGCCTTTTCGACGCCGCTAAGCTGCTGCCACGGCAGCATCCCTTTTACGCTGCGCTCCAGCTCCTGCGCGCTGCGTACGCCCCGGCTGGCGTATAAACGGCGCAGCAGCGGCGGCAGATCGGCTGGCAGCTCAGCTGTCTCGTCGGCCTCACGCCGACGAAGTTGTATCTGTTGTTTCACGCGAATTATTTACCGCTGGTCTGTTTCTGGTGCGCGTCAAGGAACGCCTTCATCTCTTTCGGCCCCTGATAGCCAGGCACCACATAGCCGTTGCTCAGCACAATCGCTGGCGTGCCGCTCACGCCGAACTGCACGCCCAGCGCATAATGATTGGCGATATCGATATCGCAGGTGGCGGCTTTCACGCCTTTGCCCGCCATCGCCTCATCAAAGGCTTTGTTTCGGTCTTTCGCGCACCAGATGGACTTCATATCCTGCTCGGCCTGGCTTTCCAGCCCCTGGCGCGGGAAGGCCAGATAACGCACGGTAATCCCCAGCGCGTTATAGTCTTTCATCTCTTCATGCAGCTTGTGACAGTAGCCGCAGGTGATATCGGTAAAGATGGTGATGACATGTTTTTCCTGCGGCGCTTTGTAAACAATCATCTCTTTTTCCAGCGCATTCAGGTGTTTCATCAGCAACTGATTGGTGACATTTACCGGCGACGCGCCGCTGACGTCATACATCGGCCCCTGAATAATATGCTTACCATCGTCGGTGACGTACAGCACACCGCTGTTGGTCAGCACGGTTTTCATGCCTGCAACCGGCGCGGGTTGAATTTCCGTGCTCTGCACGCCCAGCTTAGTCAGCGACTGGCGAATGGCTGCATCGTCCGCATGAACCATTCCCGAAAATGCCGCCGCCAGCAGGGTGAACATCATAAAACGTTTTTTCATAACCTATCCTTTCCTGTCAGCACTCACGCTCGCGGGTGATGCTGTTGATGAAGTTGACGCAAGCGCTCCGTTGCGACATGAGTATAAATTTGTGTGGTCGAGAGATCGCTATGCCCAAGCAGCATCTGTACAACGCGTAAGTCAGCGCCATGATTCAGCAAATGGGTGGCGAAAGCGTGACGCAAAACGTGCGGCGACAGCTTTTCGCTGTCGATTCCCGCCAGCACGGCATAGTGTTTAATGCGGTGCCAGAAGGTCTGACGCGTCATTTGTTGCGCCCGCTGGCTGGGAAATAAAACGTCAATCGACACGCCGTTCAACAGCCACGGGCGCCCGTGCTCCAGATACGTCTCCAGCCAGTACACCGCCTCTTCGCCCAACGGCACCAGACGTTCTTTATTGCCTTTACCGATAACCCGCACGACGCCCTGGCGCAGGCTGATATCGCTCATGGTCAGCCCGACCAGCTCAGAAACGCGCAGGCCCGTCGCATACAGCACTTCCAGCATTGCTTTGTCGCGTAATTCCAGCGGTTGGTCAACAACTGGCGACTGTAATAATCTCTCAACTTGTGCTTCGCTGAGATCTTTTGGCAAACGCTGCGGAAGTTTGGGCGACGCGAGCTGCGCGCTCGGATCGTCCTCACGAAATTTTTCACGGTACAGATGCTGAAAGAAGCGCCGCGTGGCGCTCAACAACCGTGCGGAACTGGTGGCTTTATACCCGCCATCCATACGTTCCGCCAGCAGCGTTTGTAAATCATCGCTCTGCACCGTCGCCAACGTTTTTCCACGATGATGCAACCATTCGACCACCATCGACAAGTCGCGCCGATACGCGCTCAGCGTATTTTCCGCCAGATTACGCTCCAGCCACAGGGCATCGAGAAACTGCTCGATACGCGCCAGATCCTTATCCATCTCGGGCCCCTCTGCGTGTTAAATCAACGCCATTATGCCTGAAGCCGACGCCTTTCTGGTACACTAGCCGCATCGTCATCGCAAGAATCGAGAGCAGTACGTCATGAATATCGGCCTTTTTTATGGTTCCAGCACCTGCTATACCGAAATGGCAGCGGAAAAAATTCGCGACATTATTGGCCCGGAACTGGTCACATTACACAACCTCAAGGATGACTCTCCGACCTTAATGGAGCAGTACGATGTGCTCATTTTAGGCATTCCGACCTGGGATTTTGGTGAAATACAGGAAGACTGGGAAGCCGTCTGGAATCAACTGGACGATCTCAAGCTGGAAGGCAAAATTGTCGCGCTCTACGGCATGGGCGACCAGTTAGGCTACGGCGAGTGGTTCCTGGATGCGCTGGGTATGCTGCATGACAAACTTGTCACCAAAGGCGTTAAATTTGTCGGCTACTGGCCTACCGAAGGCTATGAGTTCACCAGCCCGAAACCGGTCATTGCCGATGGGCAACTTTTTGTCGGCCTGGCGCTGGATGAAACCAACCAGTACGATCTCAGCGATGAGCGCATCCAGGCCTGGTGCGAGCAAATTCTCGGTGAGATGGCAGAGCACTATTCCTGCTGACCGTTTTGCCGGATAGCGGCGTGAACGCCCTGTCCGGCCTGCATGGCGCACCGAACCGTAGGCCTTAAAGCTGCGCGCCATCAGGCCTTCGTTGGCGTTACCCCTGCGTCGCCTGTTGCAACATTAACCGCCGTAAATCCCGCCACTCGGCGTCATCCATGCTGTCTGCCGCCAGCCACAAATGCTGACGCTTCCCGCTGTCGGCGCGCAAACGCAGCATCATGCCGGTTTTAAGCATCCAAGGCGGCCCCTGAATCGTCCAGTCTTGCCCTTGCCAACGTAAACGCCCATCCATCAGCAGTTTAATTTCGCCCTGCCGGGTATTAATCCGCCGCTGACTGCGCACACAGTCGAACACCACCAGCGAAAGCAATATCAGCCAGAGCGGCGTGTAGCTCAATGGCCAGGGCATCAATAAAACCAATGCGGCGACAAGCCCATGAATGAGCAAAGAGAGCCATTGTGCGCGCCAGGAGACGCGTAAATCAGATTGCCACAGGACCACGTTCCCGATTCCGTGTCTGGATGAGTTTCACCATTTGTTCCAGTTCTGCATCCCCCGGTTTACCGTGGTTCATCAACCAGTTAAATAAATCAGGATCGTCGCATTCCAGCAAACGAACAAAGATGCATTTTTCTTCATCGCTTAAGTTATCGTACTCATGTTCGAAAAACGGCATGATAGAAATGTCGAGCTCACGCATACCGCGACGGCATGCCCAATGAATACGTGCTTTGTTATTAATATCCATGTTCTTCTTCCTGTCTCGCGAAAATGAAGTACCCGGCTATTGTAACGTGTTTTTCATGTTCTTTTACGGGAATCTCCATAAACGGAAGCATGATCGGCAAATAAAACCACATTAAGTCAAAGGGTTCATCGATTTTGCATCGCGCCTCGCAAAGCGGGCGATAAGGCACAAATGGGATGTTTAAACCGCTTGCAATGGGCTATAGCTCTTTTACCATTAGTCACTATTACTGCGTTAAGCAAATCAGGACATTATTATGGCTTTTACACCTTTTCCTCCTCGTCAACCGTCCGCGTCAGCCCGTTTGCCTCTGACGCTGATCACTCTCGATGACTGGGCGCTGGCCTCGATCACCGGCACCGACAGCGAGAAGTATATGCAAGGTCAGGTCACCGCGGACGTCAACCAGCTTACCGAACAGCAACACTTACTGGTCGCCCATTGCGATGCAAAAGGGAAGATGTGGAGCAACCTGCGTCTGTTCCGCGACGGCGACGGTTTTGCCTGGCTCGAACGCCGCAGTCTGCGCGAGGCCCAACTGACCGAGCTGAAAAAATACGCCGTGTTCTCTAAAGTCGCGATCGCGCCTGACGATGAGCGTGTTCTGCTCGGTATCGCTGGTTTTCAGGCTCGCGCAGCGCTGGCGAATATCTTTAGCGAGTTACCGAACAGCGAAAAACAGGTCGTGAGCGAAGGAGCGTCCACCCTGCTTTGGTTTGAACATCCGGCGGAACGTTTTCTGCTGATTACGGATGTCGCCACGGCTGAATCCCTGACTGAAAAACTGCGTGGCGAAGCGGCGCTGAACAACAGCCAGCAGTGGCTGGCGCTGGATATTGAAGCGGGCATTCCGGTCATTGACTCCGCGAACAGCGGGCAATTTATACCGCAGGCAACCAACCTACAGGCGCTGGGCGGCATCAGCTTTAAGAAAGGCTGCTACAGCGGGCAGGAGATGGTCGCCCGGGCAAAATTCCGCGGTGCGAACAAACGCGCGCTCTGGTCTCTGGCGGGTAAAGCCAGCCGCGTACCGGAAACCGGAGAAGATCTGGAGTTGCAGATGGGTGAGAACTGGCGTCGTACCGGCACCGTTCTTGC comes from the Citrobacter koseri ATCC BAA-895 genome and includes:
- the dsbC gene encoding bifunctional protein-disulfide isomerase/oxidoreductase DsbC codes for the protein MKKRFMMFTLLAAAFSGMVHADDAAIRQSLTKLGVQSTEIQPAPVAGMKTVLTNSGVLYVTDDGKHIIQGPMYDVSGASPVNVTNQLLMKHLNALEKEMIVYKAPQEKHVITIFTDITCGYCHKLHEEMKDYNALGITVRYLAFPRQGLESQAEQDMKSIWCAKDRNKAFDEAMAGKGVKAATCDIDIANHYALGVQFGVSGTPAIVLSNGYVVPGYQGPKEMKAFLDAHQKQTSGK
- the xerD gene encoding site-specific tyrosine recombinase XerD, encoding MDKDLARIEQFLDALWLERNLAENTLSAYRRDLSMVVEWLHHRGKTLATVQSDDLQTLLAERMDGGYKATSSARLLSATRRFFQHLYREKFREDDPSAQLASPKLPQRLPKDLSEAQVERLLQSPVVDQPLELRDKAMLEVLYATGLRVSELVGLTMSDISLRQGVVRVIGKGNKERLVPLGEEAVYWLETYLEHGRPWLLNGVSIDVLFPSQRAQQMTRQTFWHRIKHYAVLAGIDSEKLSPHVLRHAFATHLLNHGADLRVVQMLLGHSDLSTTQIYTHVATERLRQLHQQHHPRA
- the fldB gene encoding flavodoxin FldB, whose translation is MNIGLFYGSSTCYTEMAAEKIRDIIGPELVTLHNLKDDSPTLMEQYDVLILGIPTWDFGEIQEDWEAVWNQLDDLKLEGKIVALYGMGDQLGYGEWFLDALGMLHDKLVTKGVKFVGYWPTEGYEFTSPKPVIADGQLFVGLALDETNQYDLSDERIQAWCEQILGEMAEHYSC
- a CDS encoding protein YgfX, which encodes MVLWQSDLRVSWRAQWLSLLIHGLVAALVLLMPWPLSYTPLWLILLSLVVFDCVRSQRRINTRQGEIKLLMDGRLRWQGQDWTIQGPPWMLKTGMMLRLRADSGKRQHLWLAADSMDDAEWRDLRRLMLQQATQG
- the sdhE gene encoding FAD assembly factor SdhE; its protein translation is MDINNKARIHWACRRGMRELDISIMPFFEHEYDNLSDEEKCIFVRLLECDDPDLFNWLMNHGKPGDAELEQMVKLIQTRNRERGPVAI
- the ygfZ gene encoding tRNA-modifying protein YgfZ — translated: MAFTPFPPRQPSASARLPLTLITLDDWALASITGTDSEKYMQGQVTADVNQLTEQQHLLVAHCDAKGKMWSNLRLFRDGDGFAWLERRSLREAQLTELKKYAVFSKVAIAPDDERVLLGIAGFQARAALANIFSELPNSEKQVVSEGASTLLWFEHPAERFLLITDVATAESLTEKLRGEAALNNSQQWLALDIEAGIPVIDSANSGQFIPQATNLQALGGISFKKGCYSGQEMVARAKFRGANKRALWSLAGKASRVPETGEDLELQMGENWRRTGTVLAAVQLDDGQILVQVVMNNDMEADSVFRVRDDANTLHIVPLPYSLEE